In Oryza sativa Japonica Group chromosome 3, ASM3414082v1, one DNA window encodes the following:
- the LOC4334793 gene encoding uncharacterized protein, translating into MADLHPPEPDTNGGSAAAAAAAAAAAAPLGDPAAEASGAQAAAGPPYSKRRRRPSVRLGDIGVHSAAAADVPLPQRRHHKTSSSSHPRPPRRAHPEDALDPLNHSSAAAHRRGQKPAQRRPRTAWIPAAPGTDGYEEEAEHYYDDADQSDSAAAAAARARVSGSRDASGDESDGVADWGLPNGRLPGSMGYGGVKAWLDGLGLSRYAPVFEIHEVDDEVLPLLTLEDLKDMGIGAVGSRRKLYAAIQKLQRSDSVS; encoded by the coding sequence ATGGCCGATCTCCACCCGCCGGAGCCTGACACCAacggcggcagcgccgccgccgccgccgccgctgccgctgccgccgcgccgctcggggACCCCGCCGCGGAAGCCTCCGGAGCGCaggccgccgccgggccgccgtactccaagcgccgccgccgccccagcgTCCGCCTCGGCGACATCGGCgtccactccgccgccgccgccgacgtcccgctcccgcagcgccgccaccacaaaacctcctcctcctcccacccccGCCCGCCCCGCCGCGCCCACCCGGAGGACGCCCTTGACCCCCTCAAccactcctccgccgccgcccaccgccgcggccaGAAGCCCGCTCAGCGCCGGCCGCGCACCGCCTGGATCCCGGCTGCTCCCGGCACCGACGGATACGAGGAAGAAGCGGAGCATTACTATGATGATGCCGACCAGTCCgactcggccgccgccgccgctgccagggctagggtttcggggagCCGCGACGCCAGCGGCGACGAGTCGGACGGCGTGGCGGATTGGGGTCTCCCGAACGGCCGGCTCCCTGGGTCCATGGGGTATGGTGGCGTGAAGGCGTGGCTGGATGGACTTGGGCTCTCTCGGTACGCGCCAGTGTTCGAGATCCACGAGGTAGACGACGAGGTGCTCCCGCTGCTAACGTTGGAAGATCTCAAGGACATGGGCATCGGCGCCGTTGGGTCGAGGAGGAAGTTGTATGCCGCCATCCAGAAGCTCCAGAGGAGCGACAGCGTTTCCTGA
- the LOC4334791 gene encoding uncharacterized protein isoform X1 yields MPTRKKGLARNATTEHINPPNSRKSSRSTQAAAAEHKVNDLITSSSKKQIGGGLLKKNRALRGGKKLNSIYDSAGTGNDVAGVPSSSFFNHKQSHENDEDRSCDSIFSPSFHNQKEDVTDCLSEGLVHEEVIHEPVQNAEYVTNSISCNTFDGLSKHSYDIHMQSACGSTLEGDEFSELGSLSPEVSAIYLAMQHSKLECIDEQSQDSTSTDGCADPDETVELDYFDPYAFIKDLPDLSLVVPKFQPVLLPKQTRSCPRTTLVLDLDETLVHSTLEPCEDSDFTFPVHFNLREHTIYVRCRPYLKEFLETVASMFEIIIFTASQSIYAEQLLNILDPKRRLFRHRVYRESCLFVEGNYLKDLSVLGRDLARVVIVDNSPQAFGFQLDNGVPIESWFDDRNDRELLTLLPFLQSLVGVEDVRPCIARKFNLREKVATAPSLSMHF; encoded by the exons ATGCCAACAAGAAAAAAAGGCCTTGCAAGAAATGCCACCACTGAGCATATCAATCCCCCAAATAGCCGAAAATCAAGCAGATCAACTCAGGCTGCAGCTGCTGAACATAAAGTCAATGATCTGATCACTTCTTCCTCCAAAAAGCAGATCG GTGGAGGCCTTCTGAAGAAAAATCGAGCTCTTAGGGGTGGGAAAAAATTGAATTCTATTTATGATTCTGCTGGTACTGGAAATGATGTCGCGGGCGTGCCAAGTAGCAGTTTCTTCAATCACAAG CAATCTCATGAAAATGATGAAGATCGTTCATGTGATTCCATATTTTCTCCCAGTTTTCACAATCAGAAGGAAGATGTTACTGACTGCTTGAGCGAAG GCTTAGTACATGAAGAAGTCATACATGAGCCTGTTCAGAATGCTGAATATGTTACCAATAGCATATCATGCAATACTTTTGATGGTTTGAGCAAACACTCTTATGATATTCATATGCAATCGGCATGTGGAAGCACGCTCGAAGGTGATGAATTCAGTGAATTGGGCAGCCTTTCTCCTGAAGTgtctgctatatatcttgcaATGCAGCACTCAAAGCTAGAGTGTATTGATGAACAAAGCCAAGATTCTACCTCAACAGATGGGTGTGCTGATCCTGATGAAACTGTAGAGCTTGATTATTTTGATCCGTATGCCTTCATAAAAGATTTGCCTGATTTATCTTTGGTGGTTCCCAAGTTTCAACCTGTTCTTCTTCCAAAGCAAACTCGGAGCTGTCCTAGAACTACCCTTGTCCTTGATCTGGATG AGACACTGGTGCACTCTACTCTTGAGCCCTGTGAAGATTCTGACTTCACATTCCCAGTTCATTTTAATCTCAGAGAGCACACAATCTATGTGCGTTGCCGTCCATATCTGAAAGAGTTCTTGGAGACAGTAGCAAGCATGTTTGAGATCATCATTTTCACAGCTAGTCAAAGTATTTATGCAGAACAGCTACTTAATATTCTTGATCCTAAAAGGAGGTTGTTCCGCCATCGAGTTTACCGCGAGTCCTGTCTCTTTGTGGAGGGAAACTACTTAAAGGATCTATCAGTTCTTGGACGTGACTTGGCTCGTGTGGTCATTGTTGATAATTCACCACAG GCCTTTGGGTTCCAATTAGACAACGGCGTCCCTATTGAAAGTTGGTTTGATGATCGTAATGACAGAGAACTCCTAACATTACTTCCATTTTTGCAAAGTTTGGTTGGGGTGGAAGATGTCCGGCCATGTATTGCAAGGAAGTTCAACCTTCGTGAGAAGGTTGCCactgcaccttctctctctatGCACTTTTAG
- the LOC4334794 gene encoding aspartokinase 1, chloroplastic yields MAVALRFAAVARDSPAAAAPPRVGREQQYLACAAAARPGGRCSRRRGLVVRCQSGAAAVVLNKDDAASVAAAAASSATGFTVAMKFGGSSVASAERMREVADLILSFPEETPVVVLSAMGKTTNNLLLAGEKAVSCGAPKASEIPELAVIKELHVRTIDELGLDRSIVSGLLEELEQLLKGVAMMKELTPRTRDYLVSFGECMSTRIFAAYLNKLGKKARQYDAFDIGFITTDDFTNADILEATYPAVAKRLQGDWIDDPAIPIVTGFLGKGWKSCAVTTLGRGGSDLTATTIGKALGLREIQVWKDVDGVLTCDPNICANAIPVPYLTFEEAAELAYFGAQVLHPQSMRPAKEGDIPVRVKNSYNRRAPGTVITKTRDLSKSILTSIVLKSNITMLDIVSTRMLGQYGFLAKVFSIFEDLGISVDCVATSEVSISLTLDPSKLWCRELIQQELDHVVEELEKIAVVHLLQHRSIISLIGNVQRSSLILEKAFNVLRRNGVNVQMISQGASKVNISLVVHDSEAKQCIQALHSAFFENGFLSEVEEEDLQHNGSPVSPNGVIYGN; encoded by the exons ATGGCGGTGGCGCTCCGGTTCGCGGCCGTCGCGCGGgactcgccggcggccgccgctcccCCCAGGGTGGGGAGGGAGCAGCAGTATCtcgcgtgcgcggcggcggcgaggccgggagggaggtgttcgaggaggaggggatTGGTGGTGCGGTGCcagagcggggcggcggcggttgtcCTCAACAAGGACGACGCGGCgtcggtggccgccgccgccgcctcctccgcgacgGGGTTCACCGTCGCCATGAAGTTCGGCGGGTCGTCGGTGGCGTCGGCGGAGCGGATGCGGGAGGTGGCCGATCTCATACTCAGCTTCCCCGAGGAGACTCCCGTTGTTGTTCTCTCCGCCATGGGGAAGACCACCAATAACCTCCTCCTG GCCGGAGAGAAGGCTGTCAGCTGCGGCGCCCCGAAGGCGTCTGAAATTCCCGAGCTCGCAGTTATCAAGGAGCTCCATGTTAG GACTATTGATGAGCTTGGATTGGATAGATCGATTGTTTCAG GTTTATTGGAAGAATTGGAACAACTTCTTAAGGGTGTTGCTATGATGAAAGAACTAACTCCTAGGACACGGGATTACCTTGTTTCCTTCGGTGAATGCATGTCTACAAGAATATTTGCTGCATATTTGAATAAACTTGGGAAAAAGGCTCGGCAG TATGATGCATTTGATATTGGCTTTATAACTACTGATGATTTCACAAATGCGGACATTCTTGAAGCGACATATCCTGCTGTTGCAAAGAGGTTACAGGGTGATTGGATTGACGACCCTGCTATTCCTATAGTTACTGGTTTCCTTGGAAAA GGATGGAAATCATGTGCTGTCACCACTTTAGGCAGAGGTGGCAGCGACTTGACTGCTACCACCATTGGCAAAGCGTTGGGATTAAGAGAGATCCAG GTATGGAAGGATGTTGATGGTGTGTTGACATGTGATCCTAATATTTGTGCGAACGCGATACCTGTACCCTACTTGACTTTTGAGGAGGCAGCTGAACTTGCCTACTTTGGTGCACAG GTTTTGCATCCCCAATCAATGAGACCAGCCAAAGAAGGTGATATACCAGTTAGAGTTAAGAATTCATATAACCGTCGAGCACCTGGTACTGTTATTACTAAAACAAGAGATTTGAGCAAG AGTATATTAACCAGCATTGTATTGAAGTCAAACATTACTATGCTGGATATAGTGAGCACAAGGATGCTTGGCCAGTATGGTTTTCTGGCGAAG GTTTTCTCAATATTTGAAGATTTAGGTATCTCTGTTGATTGTGTGGCTACCAGTGAAGTCAGTATATCATTGACACTAGATCCATCAAAACTATGGTGTCGTGAATTGATCCAGCAG GAACTTGATCATGTAGttgaagaacttgaaaaaaTTGCAGTTGTTCATCTACTGCAGCACAGGTCTATCATCTCACTGATAGGGAATGTACAGAGATCGTCATTGATTCTTGAGAAG GCTTTCAATGTTCTACGGAGAAATGGCGTTAACGTCCAGATGATCTCACAAGGGGCATCCAAG GTGAACATTTCATTGGTGGTCCATGATAGCGAGGCGAAACAGTGTATACAGGCCCTTCATTCAGCATTCTTTGAGAACGGTTTCTTGTCAGAAGTTGAGGAAGAGGATCTTCAACACAATGGCTCTCCTGTGAGCCCAAATGGTGTCATTTACGGAAACTAG
- the LOC4334792 gene encoding 4-hydroxyphenylacetaldehyde oxime monooxygenase encodes MATLLSKLLALPQQWQLLLLLLLLPIASLLLVIGRNTGGRRRRRHLRLPPGPARLPVLGNLLQLGALPHRSLRDLARRHGPVMMLRLGAVPAVVVSSPEAAQEVLRTHDADCCSRPSSPGPMRLSYGYKDVAFAPYDAYGRAARRLFVAELFSAPRVQAAWRARQDQVEKLIGKLTRPEPEPVELNDHIFALTDGIIGAVAFGSIYGTERFAGGGRKRFHHLLDDVMDMLASFSAEDFFPNAAAARLFDHLTGLVAHRERVFQQLDAFFEMVIEQHLDSDSSNAGGGGGNLVGALIGLWKQGKQYGDRRFTRENVKAIIFDAFIGGIGTSSVTILWAMAELMRSPRVMRKVQAEIRATVGDRDGGGMVQPDDLPRLAYLKMVVKETLRLHPPATLLMPRETMRDVRIGGYEVAARTRVMVNAWAIGRDAARWEEAEVFDPDRFEAKRVEFNGGHFELLPFGSGRRICPGIAMGAANVEFTLANLLHCFDWALPVGMAPEELSMEESGGLVLHRKAPLVLVPTRYIQL; translated from the exons ATGGCGACGCTGCTCTCCAAGCTCCTAGCTCTGCCTCAACAATGGCAGCTCctcctactcctcctcctcctcccaatcGCCTCCCTCCTGTTGGTAATTGGCAGGAACACcggcggccgtcgtcgccggcggcatcTTAGACTGCCTCCGGGCCCAGCGCGGCTGCCGGTCCTGGGCAACCTGCTCCAGCTGGGCGCGCTGCCGCACCGGAGCCTGCGGGAtctggcgcggcggcacgggccGGTGATGATGCTGCGGCTGGGCGCGgtgccggcggtggtggtgtcctcgccggaggcggcgcaggaggtGCTGAGGACGCACGACGCCGACTGCTGCAGCCGGCCGTCCTCGCCGGGGCCGATGCGGCTGTCGTACGGGTACAAGGACGTGGCGTTCGCGCCGTACGACGCCTACGGCCGCGCGGCGCGCCGGCTGTTCGTCGCCGAGCTCTTCAGCGCGCCGCGCGTCCAGGCCGCATGGCGCGCGCGCCAGGACCAG GTGGAGAAGCTGATCGGGAAGCTGACacggccggagccggagccggtggAGCTGAACGATCACATCTTCGCCCTGACCGACGGCATCATCGGCGCGGTGGCGTTCGGCAGCATCTACGGCACGGAGcggttcgccggcggcggcaggaagCGCTTCCACCACCTGCTCGACGACGTCATGGACATGCTCGCCAGCTTCTCCGCCGAGGACTTCTtccccaacgccgccgccgcccgcctcttcGACCACCTCACCGGCCTCGTCGCCCACCGCGAGCGCGTCTTCCAACAGCTCGACGCCTTCTTCGAGATGGTCATCGAGCAGCATCTTGACTCTGACAGCAgcaacgccggcggcggcggcggcaacctcgTCGGCGCCCTGATCGGCCTGTGGAAGCAGGGGAAGCAGTACGGCGATCGCCGGTTCACCAGGGAGAACGTCAAGGCCATCATCTTc GACGCGTTCATCGGTGGGATCGGGACGAGCTCGGTGACGATCCTGTGGGCGATGGCGGAGCTGATGCGGTCGCCGCGGGTGATGCGGAAGGTGCAAGCCGAGATCAGGGCCACCGTCGGCGACCGAGATGGCGGCGGCATGGTGCAGCCGGACGACCTGCCGAGGCTCGCCTACCTCAAGATGGTGGTGAAGGAGACGCTGCGGCTGCACCCGCCGGCGACGCTGCTGATGCCGCGGGAGACGATGCGCGACGTGAGGATCGGCGGGTacgaggtggcggcgaggacgcgggTGATGGTGAACGCGTGGGCGATCGGGAGGGACGCGGcgaggtgggaggaggcggaggtgttCGACCCGGACAGGTTCGAGGCGAAGCGGGTGGAGTTCAACGGCGGGCACTTCGAGCTCCTGCCGTTCGGGTCGGGGCGGCGGATCTGCCCCGGCATCGCCATGGGCGCCGCCAACGTGGAGTTCACGCTGGCCAACCTGCTGCACTGCTTCGACTGGGCGCTGCCGGTGGGGATGGCGCCGGAGGAGCTGAGCATGGAGGAGTCCGGCGGCCTCGTGCTCCACAGGAAGGCGCCCCTCGTGCTCGTGCCCACTAGATACATACAACTATAG
- the LOC4334791 gene encoding uncharacterized protein isoform X2: MILLVLEMMSRACQVAVSSITSFHNQKEDVTDCLSEGLVHEEVIHEPVQNAEYVTNSISCNTFDGLSKHSYDIHMQSACGSTLEGDEFSELGSLSPEVSAIYLAMQHSKLECIDEQSQDSTSTDGCADPDETVELDYFDPYAFIKDLPDLSLVVPKFQPVLLPKQTRSCPRTTLVLDLDETLVHSTLEPCEDSDFTFPVHFNLREHTIYVRCRPYLKEFLETVASMFEIIIFTASQSIYAEQLLNILDPKRRLFRHRVYRESCLFVEGNYLKDLSVLGRDLARVVIVDNSPQAFGFQLDNGVPIESWFDDRNDRELLTLLPFLQSLVGVEDVRPCIARKFNLREKVATAPSLSMHF; encoded by the exons ATGATTCTGCTGGTACTGGAAATGATGTCGCGGGCGTGCCAAGTAGCAGTTTCTTCAATCACAAG TTTTCACAATCAGAAGGAAGATGTTACTGACTGCTTGAGCGAAG GCTTAGTACATGAAGAAGTCATACATGAGCCTGTTCAGAATGCTGAATATGTTACCAATAGCATATCATGCAATACTTTTGATGGTTTGAGCAAACACTCTTATGATATTCATATGCAATCGGCATGTGGAAGCACGCTCGAAGGTGATGAATTCAGTGAATTGGGCAGCCTTTCTCCTGAAGTgtctgctatatatcttgcaATGCAGCACTCAAAGCTAGAGTGTATTGATGAACAAAGCCAAGATTCTACCTCAACAGATGGGTGTGCTGATCCTGATGAAACTGTAGAGCTTGATTATTTTGATCCGTATGCCTTCATAAAAGATTTGCCTGATTTATCTTTGGTGGTTCCCAAGTTTCAACCTGTTCTTCTTCCAAAGCAAACTCGGAGCTGTCCTAGAACTACCCTTGTCCTTGATCTGGATG AGACACTGGTGCACTCTACTCTTGAGCCCTGTGAAGATTCTGACTTCACATTCCCAGTTCATTTTAATCTCAGAGAGCACACAATCTATGTGCGTTGCCGTCCATATCTGAAAGAGTTCTTGGAGACAGTAGCAAGCATGTTTGAGATCATCATTTTCACAGCTAGTCAAAGTATTTATGCAGAACAGCTACTTAATATTCTTGATCCTAAAAGGAGGTTGTTCCGCCATCGAGTTTACCGCGAGTCCTGTCTCTTTGTGGAGGGAAACTACTTAAAGGATCTATCAGTTCTTGGACGTGACTTGGCTCGTGTGGTCATTGTTGATAATTCACCACAG GCCTTTGGGTTCCAATTAGACAACGGCGTCCCTATTGAAAGTTGGTTTGATGATCGTAATGACAGAGAACTCCTAACATTACTTCCATTTTTGCAAAGTTTGGTTGGGGTGGAAGATGTCCGGCCATGTATTGCAAGGAAGTTCAACCTTCGTGAGAAGGTTGCCactgcaccttctctctctatGCACTTTTAG
- the LOC107277504 gene encoding uncharacterized protein, which translates to MSENIELITPSEITTLLESTLLTTPLQRTSSTPNDCNTIMPISLSVYSSQHILGLVKEIMSDVKLRPYIVGAVCVVGVIVAYILYKKRTAALNNRNPNGGDDIADDFWGNWHDGNLEMFDDSNDHGSSDDEGAIHDIVAIPGEGFQFNIIAITGGGFQFLVEVFGSDSSNDEIQNVAIPGRGFQFLVQVAIPVAPTFKVFMALTKFEGFTAPPYSPNNSKNLPLTAALLKFIDAVNQGSLVPSVVFLKFIDAVNQGSLKPSVVFPSSQISGFNRSRLLTTSTSHPAVHESNGSRLLSLSA; encoded by the exons ATGTCAGAGAACATTGAGCTTATTACTCCTTCAGAGATCACCACTCTTTTAGAGAGTACCCTGCTCACCACTCCTTTACAAAGAACTTCATCAACACCAAATGACTGCAACACTATCATGCCTATATCTCTATCTGTGTACTCAAGTCAGCACATTCTTGGCTTGGTCAAAGAGATTATGTCCGATGTAAAATTGAGACCCTATATCGTTGGAGCAGTCTGCGTTGTGGGAGTCATAGTAGCCTATATTCTTTACAAGAAAAGAACAGCTGCTCTCAACAATAGAAATCCCAATGGAGGGGACGACATTGCTGATGATTTTTGGGGCAATTGGCATGATGGGAACCTGGAGATGTTTGATGATAGCAATGACCATGGTTCTTCAGACGATGAAGGAGCCATTCACGATATTGTTGCCATTCCTGGAGAAGGTTTTCAATTCAATATTATTGCTATTACTGGAGGAGGGTTCCAATTCCTTGTTGAGGTATTTGGCAGTGATTCTTCAAACGATGAAATTCAGAATGTTGCTATTCCTGGAAGAGGGTTCCAATTCCTTGTTCAG GTTGCCATACCAGTCGCCCCCACATTCAAGGTGTTCATGGCATTGACAAAGTTTGAAGGGTTCACTGCACCCCCTTACAGCCCTAACAATAGCAAGAACCTTCCCCTAACAGCAGCCCTCCTCAAGTTTATTGATGCGGTGAATCAAGGCTCCTTAGTGCCATCAGTAGTCTTCCTCAAGTTTATTGATGCGGTGAATCAAGGCTCCTTAAAGCCATCAGTAGTCTTCCCCAGTTCTCAAATTTCTGGATTCAATAGATCAAGGCTCCTTACCACCAGTACCAGTCATCCTGCAGTGCATGAATCCAATGGATCAAGGCTCCTTTCACTCAGTGCTTAG